The DNA segment GCCGCCGCCATCCAGGTGGCCAACAACCCCGGCAAGTCCTACAACCCGCTCTACCTGTATGGCGGCGTAGGCCTGGGCAAGACCCACTTGATCCACGCCATCGGCAACTTCATGCTGCTGGAGAACCCGCGCGCGCGCATCCGCTACATCCACGCCGAGCAATACGTCTCCGACGTGGTCAAGGCCTACCAGCGCAAGGCGTTCGACGAGTTCAAGCGCTACTACCACTCGCTCGACCTGCTGCTGATCGACGATATTCAATTCTTCTCCGGCAAGAACCGCACGCAGGAAGAGTTCTTCTACGCCTTCGAGGCCCTGATCGCCAACCGGGCGCAGGTGATCATCACCAGCGATACCTACCCCAAGGAAATCAGCGGCATCGACGATCGCCTGATCTCGCGCTTCGACTCCGGCCTCACGGTCGCCATCGAGCCGCCCGAGCTGGAGATGCGCGTCGCCATCCTGATGAAGAAAGCCGCCGCCGAGAACGTGAGCGTGCCCGAGGAAGTCGCCTTCTTCGTCGCCAAGCATTTGCGCTCCAACGTGCGCGAGCTCGAAGGCGCGCTGCGCAAGATCCTCGCCTTCTCCAACTTCCACGGCAAGGACATCACCATCGATGTCACCCGTGAAGCACTGAAGGACCTGCTGACGGTGCAGAACCGCCAGATCTCTGTCGAGAACATCCAGAAGACCTGCGCGGATTTCTACAACATCAAGGTCGCGGACATGTACAGCAAGAAGCGGCCCGCCAATATCGCGCGGCCCCGCCAGATTGCCATGTACCTGGCCAAGGAACTCACGCAGAAAAGCCTGCCGGAAATCGGCGAGCTGTTCGGCGGGCGCGATCACACCACCGTGCTGCACGCGGTGCGCAAGATCGCCGACGAACGCAGCAAGGACGCGCAGCTCAACCACGAGCTGCACGTGCTGGAACAGACGCTCAAGGGCTGAGCGCGAGCGTGGCATCGCAGTGAAACAGCAATGAAACAGCAGTGAAGCAGCATTTGCCAGCCCCGTCACGCGGGGCTGGCATACTGTAGGGTACGCGCCGGGCAGGATCCGGCGCATGAATCAATCGGAAAGCAACACCGGGGCATTGCGGAACATTGCCATGAAAACGGCCTGGGCTAAGGCTTTGCGGTGAGTCGGGACGAGCGGGCGGAGGGGGCGGCCAGCGACAACAGTCGCCAGCCACCGAAGAAGTCTGAATTTGTGTCGCTTTGCGCACAATTTCACCCTCCGATCGCGCTTCTCCCGCTTCACCGCAGCGGCTTATCCTTGGTACAATGGCGAATTAACTTGTTGATTCCAAAGCGTTTTGGAAGCGTTTTCGGAGCGTTTTCGGAAACTTCGCAGCAAGTTAGCGCCAGACAATACGCACCCTACGCACCCGCGGTCGCTTACTACAAACGACGAAGGATAAATTCAATGCAATTGGTCAAAACCTCGCGAGACAATCTGCTGCGTCCGCTGCAAATCGTGAGCGGCATCGTGGAGCGCCGCCACACACTCCCGATCCTGGCCAACCTGCTGATTCGCAAGTCCGGGTCCAACGTATCCTTCCTCTCGACCGACATCGAGATCCAGATCACCACGCACGCCGAATGCGGCGTCGGCAGCGACACCGTGGCCACCACCGTGGCCGCCCGCAAGCTGCTCGACATCCTGCGCGCCATGCCCGACGGCGAAGTCGCCCTGTCGCTCAACGACAAGCGCATGACCGTGCAGTCCGGCAAGAGCCGCTTCGCGCTGCAGACCCTGGCCGCCGAAGAATTCCCCACGGTAGCCGAAGCCAGCGAGTTCGGCGCCTCCGTCAGCCTGCCGCAAAAGACCTTCAAGCACCTGCTCGCCATGGTTCACTTCGCCATGGCCCAGCAAGACATCCGCTACTACCTCAACGGCATGCTGCTGGTGGTGGACGGCAAGAAGGTCATGGCAGTCGCCACCGACGGCCACCGCCTGGCCTACTGCGGCGTGGAACTGGACGGCGAAGCCACCAGCGGCGAAGGCGCACCGTCGCGCCAGGAAGTGATCATCCCGCGCAAGACCATCCTCGAGCTGCAGCGCCTGCTGGAAGACAACGACGATCCCGTGCAAGTGCAGCTGGCCGCCAACCAGGTCAAGTTCACCTTCGCCAATATCGAGCTGATCTCCAAGCTGGTCGAAGGCAAGTTCCCGGACTTCCAGCGCGTGATCCCCAAGGGCTACAAGAACGCCTTCGCCATCGACCGCGTCAAGCTGCAGCAAGCCCTGCAACGCACCGCCATCCTGACCACCGACAAGTTCAAGGGCGTGCGCTGCATCCTGGATACGCACGTACTCAAGATCAGCTCCACCAACGCGGACCAGGAAGAAGCGCAGGAAGAGCTCGAACTCGACTACTCGGGCGACGCGCTCGACATCGGGTTCAACGTCACCTATTTGCTGGACGTGCTCGCCAACCTCAAGAGCGAGCAAGTCCAGGTCAGCCTCGGCGACTCCAATTCGAGCGCGCTGATCACCGTGCCGGAAGACGACAACTTCAAGTACGTCGTCATGCCGATGCGCATTTGATGAGCCGGTAACAAGGACCACAAGATACGCAAAACCGGAGCATCTAACGGCACACCACGGCTTGCGCAGCAGCCCCAAGGGCGCCGCGCAAGACCCGCCGCACCAGGGGCCGGATCGTCGAGATCCGCCCCTTTTGCCGTTTTTATGTAACCCGCTATGCGGCCCGATCCGGGCGCGCCCATCCGGGCGTGACGAGAGATCGCCGCATTCGCCGTGAGTAAGAGAACATGACCGAAGAGCAACAACCGCAATCGCAACCGCAACAGCAAGACAGCTACGGCGCAGGCTCGATCCAGATCCTGGAAGGCCTGGAGGCGGTGCGCAAGCGTCCGGGCATGTACATCGGCGACACGTCCGACGGCACCGGCCTGCACCACCTCGTATTTGAAGTGCTGGACAACTCCATCGACGAAGCCCTGGCCGGCTGGTGCACGGAAATCACCGTCACCATCCACAGCGACAACTCGATCTCCATCACCGACAACGGCCGCGGCATTCCCCCGCTCGTCAAGTTCGACGACAAGCACGAACCCAAGCGCAGCGCGGCCGAAATCGCCATGACCGAGCTGCACGCCGGCG comes from the Cupriavidus basilensis genome and includes:
- the dnaA gene encoding chromosomal replication initiator protein DnaA — encoded protein: MQDFWQAAAAQLERELTPQQFKTWIKPLAPVGFDEQAHALRIAAPNRFKLDWVKSQFSGRITALACEYWEANVSVHFVLDPAASGRAAAGYPQQAGQPGLPGMAAQHAGPGYPSGQPLSQNFGQPGMQPGQGGQGYGPMNQAGGQRGGQAPYPGNGANGSNGGNYPGSANQGNMGGMGGEIVDIDVPQLDPAEASARSYRVQPSQQPMQGGHPGNQGGHPGHQGHPGQQSHPGQQSHQGHPGNQHGGQQQNDSVHERSRLNHILTFDNFVTGKANQLARAAAIQVANNPGKSYNPLYLYGGVGLGKTHLIHAIGNFMLLENPRARIRYIHAEQYVSDVVKAYQRKAFDEFKRYYHSLDLLLIDDIQFFSGKNRTQEEFFYAFEALIANRAQVIITSDTYPKEISGIDDRLISRFDSGLTVAIEPPELEMRVAILMKKAAAENVSVPEEVAFFVAKHLRSNVRELEGALRKILAFSNFHGKDITIDVTREALKDLLTVQNRQISVENIQKTCADFYNIKVADMYSKKRPANIARPRQIAMYLAKELTQKSLPEIGELFGGRDHTTVLHAVRKIADERSKDAQLNHELHVLEQTLKG
- the dnaN gene encoding DNA polymerase III subunit beta, with amino-acid sequence MQLVKTSRDNLLRPLQIVSGIVERRHTLPILANLLIRKSGSNVSFLSTDIEIQITTHAECGVGSDTVATTVAARKLLDILRAMPDGEVALSLNDKRMTVQSGKSRFALQTLAAEEFPTVAEASEFGASVSLPQKTFKHLLAMVHFAMAQQDIRYYLNGMLLVVDGKKVMAVATDGHRLAYCGVELDGEATSGEGAPSRQEVIIPRKTILELQRLLEDNDDPVQVQLAANQVKFTFANIELISKLVEGKFPDFQRVIPKGYKNAFAIDRVKLQQALQRTAILTTDKFKGVRCILDTHVLKISSTNADQEEAQEELELDYSGDALDIGFNVTYLLDVLANLKSEQVQVSLGDSNSSALITVPEDDNFKYVVMPMRI